One Rhodothermales bacterium DNA segment encodes these proteins:
- a CDS encoding PhzF family phenazine biosynthesis protein — MVLFQVDAFTRSPYSGNPAGVCILDRPADARWMQDVAREMNLAETAYLLPEADGYRLRWFTPTVEVDLCGHATLASAHVLWEQGVLPADRTAVFHTRSGRLTAERRGDRIELDFPTEAPSPAAAPIELYGLGAEPVYVGANRMDYLVEIADADRLRAMRPDMTALRQIPVRGIIVTAQSDDPAYDFISRFFAPAAGVDEDPVTGSAHCCLGPYWAQKLGKTDLRAYQASPRGGAVGVRVAGERTYLLGEAVTVMRIELLV, encoded by the coding sequence ATGGTCCTGTTCCAGGTCGACGCGTTCACCCGTAGCCCGTACTCCGGCAACCCGGCCGGCGTCTGCATCCTCGATCGACCCGCCGATGCGCGCTGGATGCAGGATGTGGCCCGCGAGATGAATCTGGCTGAAACGGCCTATCTGTTACCGGAGGCCGACGGCTATCGGCTGCGGTGGTTTACGCCGACGGTGGAAGTCGACCTCTGCGGTCACGCCACGCTCGCCAGCGCGCATGTCCTCTGGGAGCAGGGCGTGCTGCCGGCGGACCGGACCGCCGTGTTCCACACCCGCAGCGGCCGGCTGACGGCCGAACGCCGGGGCGACCGGATCGAACTGGATTTCCCCACGGAAGCCCCGTCGCCGGCCGCGGCGCCCATCGAGCTGTACGGCCTGGGCGCCGAGCCCGTGTACGTCGGGGCGAATCGGATGGACTATCTCGTCGAGATCGCCGACGCCGACAGGCTGCGCGCGATGCGTCCGGACATGACCGCGCTACGCCAGATCCCGGTGCGCGGCATCATCGTCACCGCGCAAAGCGACGACCCGGCGTACGATTTCATCTCCCGGTTTTTTGCCCCCGCCGCCGGCGTCGACGAGGACCCGGTCACCGGCTCGGCGCACTGCTGCCTCGGGCCGTACTGGGCGCAGAAGCTCGGCAAAACGGACCTGCGGGCCTACCAGGCGTCGCCACGGGGCGGGGCGGTGGGTGTTCGCGTGGCCGGCGAACGGACGTACCTCCTGGGCGAGGCTGTTACCGTGATGCGGATCGAACTGCTCGTTTGA